The following are from one region of the Microbacterium paraoxydans genome:
- a CDS encoding recombinase family protein: MASTRALGYVRLSRDTEASTSPERQRKDIHRQIDARGWELVDVIEDIDQSATRKRLDRPGIHEMRRRISAGEADVVVVSRLDRMARSVSDISQLLDEGFVIVSATENFDASTATGRAMVQMAQVFAELEATAIGERVRSMRRHLPTVGRWPGGPPPYGFTTAPHPDTAGRTLVHHPEESKVIRRVVDEVMEGKGISEVTRGLNADRIPSRRGSHWSPPSLSRILRRGSLRGHATLGGDAVRDDRGLPVVVWPPLVTDDEWHALSRALSVNTKEPRFPEGGRVPLLQRLAICSSCGMPLTPRHFGHPTRSPLYMCQSRNRGRECEKPQTVTANPLEAEAERQFLDTWGDVEVIETISEEVVPEGLDNVLDAIAQTLESMGRPGADVMGLAARMVTLGEERDRLTALPTISAVQRRTGETYGEVWARGSVAERRKIMLGAGAFVTVYPAAARGHFDPERVVVSDELAGQLDD; the protein is encoded by the coding sequence ATGGCTTCCACCCGCGCGCTCGGCTACGTCCGGCTCTCTCGCGACACTGAGGCATCGACGTCGCCTGAGCGCCAGCGAAAGGACATCCACCGGCAGATCGACGCGCGCGGGTGGGAGCTCGTAGACGTCATCGAGGACATAGACCAGTCCGCCACTCGGAAGAGACTGGACCGGCCAGGTATCCATGAGATGCGTCGGCGCATCAGCGCGGGCGAGGCGGACGTCGTCGTGGTGTCCCGGCTGGACCGCATGGCGCGATCCGTCTCTGACATCTCCCAGCTCCTCGACGAGGGATTCGTCATCGTCTCTGCCACGGAGAACTTCGATGCTTCGACCGCAACGGGTAGAGCCATGGTTCAGATGGCGCAGGTCTTCGCGGAGTTGGAAGCAACCGCCATCGGCGAGCGAGTTCGCTCCATGCGTCGGCATCTGCCGACGGTGGGCCGTTGGCCGGGAGGTCCCCCTCCCTACGGCTTCACCACCGCACCTCACCCCGATACTGCGGGTCGAACGCTTGTGCATCACCCGGAAGAGTCGAAGGTCATTCGACGGGTCGTGGATGAGGTCATGGAGGGAAAGGGCATCTCAGAGGTGACGCGTGGCCTCAACGCCGACCGCATTCCGTCGCGCCGCGGATCTCACTGGTCACCACCGTCGCTCTCCCGCATCCTCCGTCGGGGGTCTCTTCGCGGACACGCCACGCTGGGTGGGGACGCTGTTCGAGATGACCGCGGGCTACCTGTCGTCGTCTGGCCACCCCTCGTTACGGATGACGAATGGCACGCGCTGTCGCGCGCGTTGAGCGTGAACACGAAAGAGCCACGCTTCCCCGAGGGAGGCCGGGTGCCGCTTCTGCAACGGCTGGCGATCTGCTCGTCTTGCGGCATGCCGTTGACTCCAAGACACTTTGGTCACCCGACACGCTCCCCTCTGTACATGTGCCAGTCCCGCAACCGCGGCCGCGAATGTGAGAAGCCCCAGACGGTGACCGCCAACCCGCTGGAAGCGGAGGCTGAACGGCAGTTCCTCGACACGTGGGGTGACGTAGAGGTCATCGAGACCATCAGCGAAGAGGTGGTCCCCGAAGGGTTGGACAACGTGCTGGATGCCATCGCTCAGACTCTTGAGTCGATGGGCCGCCCCGGAGCCGACGTGATGGGGTTGGCCGCCCGAATGGTCACGCTGGGAGAAGAGCGGGACCGCCTGACCGCACTCCCAACAATCTCGGCGGTGCAGCGTCGCACCGGCGAAACGTACGGTGAGGTCTGGGCGCGCGGGTCCGTAGCCGAGCGCCGAAAGATCATGTTGGGCGCTGGCGCGTTCGTGACTGTGTACCCCGCGGCGGCTCGAGGACACTTTGACCCAGAGCGCGTGGTGGTGTCGGACGAGCTCGCCGGACAGCTGGACGATTGA
- a CDS encoding NB-ARC domain-containing protein, producing MSRARLYVLVDAFEADLRASIERYLLDHLDESEVYTAAELTQIETRREADTDSSSNASVHFLDLQTAVDVLARHKDLLPHELMTEFRDNLPLLPRLTPIRHRVMHGRPLADTDPTTSVDLLSGLRSRHWPNTKSVLKRLEDDPAWEPLFEKRSAPNERTLHNLPEVDYDETSFIGRKDLRVKLIETLRRRRNPVTTLIGEGGIGKTALALEVAYELLDSDENPYEAILWVSLKTEKLTAYGVEELRSAIRGVDSTIRELGRGLDSDFGGSLQELSDALDGIETLVIIDNLESAHGEEIVQMYDALPQSVTYLFTSRWGIGQLERTVPVPPLNEAESELLLRKFAAARNQKSLASLSPVAAKNTVKALRYSPLAIRWFVLASEAGRIPLETLRDQSTLLEFCVKNVVDTLTTDSRAVLDILRTLDRGISFDEFAVLTEMSVDSLRRATQELTRGSLVLVEADAAGAIAGRLALTATARMFLQKPSVNTDFLSTVRKREREYRAALDDGAKSRRYPQITARDSNDNPAVFLLQSAENLAKTGNFSKAEVQVQRALSFNPEFPEVYRVWARMLAQQTQYEAAVSQLQSALSYAQDDSSRARAHYEMADVLARNIRDTPGALPHAEEASRLEPCSDTHFLHGRILYWNGAYAAGQEELEMALEGASNRQALGVTTALVDSWGRWADNHLREHEAEPALSKALTGFHQGRALLDKHPRDSRLCNVTAECVLHAIRSLHRVSDSALMRHSAALRQTGVFVVRHRGLIDSNKRRLLRDAFDRAVFRDVLGSETQRSLEHARGDLVANSQPTKR from the coding sequence ATGAGCCGTGCGCGCCTTTACGTACTTGTCGATGCATTCGAAGCTGATCTTCGCGCAAGCATCGAACGCTACCTTCTTGACCACCTCGATGAGTCGGAAGTCTACACAGCCGCAGAGCTCACTCAGATCGAGACACGGCGCGAGGCAGATACCGACAGTAGTTCGAACGCATCCGTGCATTTCTTGGATCTGCAAACAGCCGTCGACGTACTCGCTCGTCACAAGGATCTGTTGCCGCATGAGCTGATGACGGAGTTCCGCGACAACTTGCCCCTTCTGCCGCGTCTCACTCCAATCCGGCATCGCGTGATGCATGGGCGTCCCCTGGCCGACACTGATCCGACTACCTCGGTTGACCTTCTATCCGGTCTGCGCTCTCGGCACTGGCCAAACACGAAGAGCGTGTTGAAGCGACTCGAAGATGACCCCGCGTGGGAGCCCCTCTTCGAGAAGCGATCCGCTCCCAACGAACGCACCCTTCATAATCTTCCTGAGGTCGACTATGACGAGACAAGCTTCATCGGTCGCAAGGACTTGCGAGTCAAGCTCATCGAGACCCTGAGACGTCGGCGAAACCCCGTAACGACTCTCATTGGTGAGGGCGGAATCGGCAAGACGGCTCTCGCGCTTGAGGTGGCCTACGAACTGCTTGACAGTGATGAGAATCCCTATGAAGCGATTCTTTGGGTTTCGCTCAAGACCGAGAAGTTGACCGCATACGGCGTCGAAGAACTGAGAAGCGCCATTCGTGGTGTTGACAGTACGATCCGCGAACTGGGTCGAGGGCTGGATTCAGACTTCGGCGGCTCGCTGCAGGAGTTGTCCGATGCGCTGGATGGCATCGAGACGCTTGTGATAATCGACAACCTGGAGTCCGCGCACGGGGAAGAGATCGTCCAGATGTACGATGCTCTGCCGCAGTCAGTGACGTATCTCTTCACCAGCAGGTGGGGCATTGGGCAGCTCGAGCGAACAGTCCCCGTACCGCCATTGAACGAAGCAGAATCCGAACTTTTGTTGCGAAAGTTCGCGGCTGCCCGCAACCAGAAGTCACTCGCGTCCCTGAGTCCCGTAGCCGCGAAGAATACGGTGAAGGCACTGCGGTACAGTCCTCTCGCGATCCGATGGTTTGTACTGGCGAGCGAGGCCGGACGTATCCCGCTCGAGACCTTGCGTGACCAGAGCACGTTGCTTGAATTCTGCGTCAAGAACGTGGTGGACACGCTGACGACCGACTCGCGAGCCGTGCTCGACATCCTCAGAACGTTGGACCGCGGGATCTCGTTCGACGAGTTCGCAGTCCTTACCGAGATGTCCGTCGATTCTCTGCGCCGCGCAACGCAAGAGCTGACTCGTGGATCGCTTGTATTGGTTGAAGCCGACGCCGCGGGCGCCATCGCCGGTCGTCTCGCCCTTACCGCAACCGCACGCATGTTCCTGCAGAAGCCATCTGTCAACACGGACTTCCTGTCTACCGTGCGAAAGCGAGAACGAGAGTATCGCGCCGCCCTCGATGATGGCGCCAAGAGCCGGCGCTACCCACAGATCACCGCGCGAGATTCAAACGACAATCCCGCAGTCTTCTTGCTGCAGTCCGCGGAGAATCTGGCCAAGACCGGAAACTTCTCGAAGGCTGAGGTGCAGGTGCAACGAGCACTCAGCTTCAATCCGGAGTTCCCCGAGGTCTACCGCGTGTGGGCGAGGATGCTGGCGCAGCAGACTCAGTACGAAGCCGCCGTTTCACAGCTCCAGTCCGCGCTTTCGTACGCGCAGGACGACTCATCACGGGCGCGAGCGCATTATGAGATGGCTGATGTGCTCGCGCGGAACATTCGTGATACCCCGGGGGCACTCCCCCACGCCGAGGAGGCATCCCGTCTCGAGCCCTGTTCCGACACTCATTTCCTACACGGCCGAATCCTGTACTGGAACGGAGCGTACGCTGCGGGACAAGAGGAACTCGAGATGGCCCTCGAAGGGGCAAGCAATCGCCAGGCCCTGGGCGTTACGACGGCCCTCGTCGACAGTTGGGGCCGCTGGGCAGACAATCATCTTCGCGAGCATGAAGCGGAGCCTGCTCTCTCGAAGGCATTGACGGGCTTCCACCAGGGACGGGCCCTCCTCGACAAGCATCCGCGCGATAGCCGCCTCTGCAACGTGACTGCAGAGTGCGTCCTCCATGCCATTCGCTCGCTGCATCGTGTCTCAGATTCTGCACTGATGCGGCACTCCGCCGCGCTGAGGCAGACGGGAGTCTTCGTTGTTCGCCATCGCGGCCTCATCGACTCCAACAAGCGGCGGCTGCTACGCGATGCATTCGACCGAGCAGTTTTTCGGGACGTGCTCGGTAGCGAGACTCAACGGAGTCTTGAACACGCCAGAGGCGACCTTGTCGCAAATAGCCAGCCCACAAAAAGGTAG
- a CDS encoding IS3 family transposase (programmed frameshift) — protein sequence MAKPYPKEFRDDVVAVARKGLAPLAQIAKDFGISEGSLANWMKQADIEDGKRSGLTEDERKQLRDANRRIRLLEQENEVLRRAAAYLSQANLPKIVFPLVHEMAAAGAPVRAPVAVALRVLGLSRQGYYQWLKDPVSQRDWDDAHLIDVLYDLHAGDITLGYRFLTDELDTEHGIVASENRVHRLCRIAGIQASHHKKRSKPGSTGPAPHDDLLAVVDEHGVVRHEFVADAPNKVWLWDISEHPTREGKLYICAIKDVWSNKIVGYSIDTRMKSSLARAAMRNAIALRSPHGTICHSDRGGQFRAKRTQRLLRNNGLVGSMGRSYGAGDNASMESFFSLLQKNVLNTRRWDTREELRLAMVIWIETKYNRRRRQRGLGKLTPIEFEMIYTDAKAA from the exons GTGGCAAAGCCGTACCCCAAGGAGTTCCGCGACGATGTCGTGGCCGTGGCCCGCAAGGGCTTGGCGCCGTTGGCGCAGATCGCGAAGGACTTCGGTATCTCCGAAGGCTCCCTCGCCAACTGGATGAAGCAGGCCGATATCGAGGACGGCAAGCGGTCCGGGCTGACCGAGGACGAGCGCAAGCAGTTGCGTGATGCGAACCGGCGGATCCGGCTGCTGGAGCAGGAGAACGAGGTGCTGCGGCGGGCCGCGGCCTATCTGTCGCAGGCGAACCTGCCG AAAATAGTCTTCCCGCTCGTCCACGAGATGGCTGCGGCCGGCGCTCCTGTGAGGGCGCCGGTCGCGGTGGCGTTGCGGGTCCTCGGCCTATCCAGGCAGGGGTACTACCAGTGGCTCAAAGATCCGGTCTCGCAGCGGGACTGGGACGATGCGCACCTCATCGATGTGCTCTACGACCTGCATGCCGGTGACATCACCCTCGGGTACAGGTTCCTCACCGACGAGCTCGACACCGAGCACGGGATCGTCGCCAGCGAGAACCGTGTGCACCGGCTGTGTCGGATCGCGGGGATCCAGGCGTCGCACCACAAGAAGCGGAGCAAGCCCGGCAGCACCGGCCCGGCACCCCACGATGATCTCCTCGCGGTGGTCGATGAGCATGGTGTGGTGCGGCACGAGTTCGTCGCCGACGCGCCGAACAAGGTGTGGCTGTGGGACATCTCGGAGCACCCGACCCGGGAAGGCAAGCTCTACATCTGCGCGATCAAGGACGTCTGGTCGAATAAGATCGTCGGCTACTCCATCGATACCCGCATGAAGTCGTCCCTGGCACGGGCGGCGATGCGCAACGCGATCGCGTTGCGGTCCCCGCACGGCACGATCTGCCACTCCGACCGGGGCGGCCAGTTCCGCGCGAAACGCACCCAGCGGCTGTTGCGCAACAACGGCCTGGTCGGGTCCATGGGCCGGTCTTACGGGGCCGGAGACAACGCGAGCATGGAGAGCTTTTTCAGCCTGCTCCAGAAGAACGTCCTCAACACCAGACGCTGGGACACCCGCGAGGAACTCCGCCTCGCGATGGTCATCTGGATCGAGACGAAGTACAACCGTCGACGTCGTCAGCGCGGCCTCGGCAAACTCACCCCCATCGAGTTTGAGATGATCTACACGGACGCGAAAGCGGCCTGA
- a CDS encoding serine/threonine protein kinase — protein sequence MGIVHPDVQEIQANPGDWGIDAFVGDLGEAGEVHVWQSKYFINGFGPSQQSEVRESYKSAQKAAHEHGYRIASWTLCVPCELDGPMLKWWNGWKKRTAKADDLTIELESGGRLRRRLQATAGEDVRRFYFSPVFAVPERSEDEVERGLEELVDESKYDGALFVRQLDEAGLPETRSAREAFFNAEILEREVTDKGLSTEVSALSTWRVAVSSTWSVAFNTACQTSPERRFPRLYGEALAGIEASHVREAASLRAHVIHGVGLLHQAVDNGRAGWVRDWREVAQDHRSRTSLSKPATGREVDDETENTDD from the coding sequence GTGGGCATCGTTCATCCCGACGTTCAAGAGATCCAGGCGAATCCGGGCGACTGGGGCATCGACGCCTTCGTAGGGGACTTGGGCGAGGCTGGTGAAGTTCACGTCTGGCAGTCGAAGTACTTCATCAACGGTTTCGGACCATCGCAGCAGAGTGAAGTGCGGGAGTCGTACAAGTCCGCGCAAAAGGCAGCACACGAGCATGGCTACAGGATTGCGTCGTGGACTCTGTGCGTCCCGTGCGAACTCGACGGTCCAATGCTCAAGTGGTGGAACGGGTGGAAGAAGCGCACGGCGAAAGCGGATGACCTAACCATCGAACTGGAGTCGGGCGGGCGCCTCCGGCGGCGACTCCAGGCCACTGCTGGTGAGGACGTGCGCCGGTTCTACTTCTCTCCTGTCTTTGCGGTGCCCGAACGCTCCGAGGACGAAGTGGAACGCGGGCTCGAGGAACTTGTCGATGAGTCGAAGTATGACGGCGCCCTCTTCGTGCGCCAGTTGGATGAAGCCGGGCTACCTGAAACCCGCTCAGCGAGGGAAGCGTTCTTCAACGCTGAAATCCTCGAACGCGAGGTCACAGACAAGGGTCTTTCGACCGAAGTCTCCGCCCTATCGACGTGGCGAGTTGCCGTGTCGTCGACGTGGTCGGTCGCATTCAACACTGCATGTCAGACGTCGCCCGAGCGACGGTTTCCTCGGCTGTACGGAGAAGCGCTTGCCGGGATCGAAGCCAGTCATGTGCGCGAAGCGGCGAGCCTGCGCGCACATGTGATTCACGGCGTTGGCCTGCTTCATCAGGCTGTGGACAACGGACGCGCTGGATGGGTTCGGGATTGGCGAGAAGTCGCGCAGGACCACCGATCTCGCACCTCCCTGTCGAAGCCAGCGACCGGGCGCGAAGTCGATGATGAGACGGAGAACACTGATGACTAG
- a CDS encoding recombinase family protein, with amino-acid sequence MSSLTFAYARISTAGQRHDSQRSVLDSAGYDRLYEDTCSGTVDPMERPGFTRLVDAARPGDELLIFRLDRLGRSAASVLRTVEMLDERGITLRSISDGITTSGPTGKLVLTIMAGVASLERSVTAERSKEGIAAARARGQHLGRPSSLTPDQQSLAKRLRASGESYNSIARALGTSKTTVIRVTRQV; translated from the coding sequence ATGAGTTCCCTCACCTTCGCCTACGCCCGAATCTCAACAGCTGGTCAACGCCACGACTCCCAGCGCTCCGTCCTCGACAGCGCAGGTTACGACCGTCTCTACGAAGACACCTGCTCCGGGACAGTCGATCCGATGGAGCGTCCAGGGTTCACACGTCTCGTCGATGCTGCACGACCCGGCGACGAGCTCCTCATCTTTCGACTCGACCGTCTCGGGCGTTCCGCCGCCAGCGTGCTACGGACGGTCGAAATGCTAGACGAGCGAGGAATCACGCTTCGCTCCATCTCCGACGGGATCACCACCTCGGGTCCGACCGGGAAGCTCGTGCTGACCATCATGGCCGGCGTAGCCAGCCTCGAGCGCTCGGTGACCGCGGAGCGTTCAAAGGAGGGGATCGCCGCGGCACGTGCTCGGGGCCAGCACCTGGGGCGTCCAAGTTCCCTCACCCCGGACCAGCAGTCGCTCGCCAAGCGGCTCCGTGCCAGCGGTGAGTCGTACAACTCCATCGCTCGCGCGCTCGGCACGTCCAAGACGACCGTCATCCGCGTGACTCGGCAAGTTTGA